A section of the Spirosoma pollinicola genome encodes:
- a CDS encoding PQQ-dependent sugar dehydrogenase — MIPLFNQLPFGGALLGLLGLLGSGLGNQGQHSPTPATVQVDTTNRPAENRFTKTVLSNDLNEPMELAVAPDGRVFFVERAGKFYVYDPVQKKTRLLYDFPVKAVDKYLNGLLGMTIDPNFSKNHYLYFFYTIQDKDDTRQRIARFVINNDNTLDLASEKSIIEFHIDLEVSAHTGGSMTWDTHGNLFISTGDNTVPFESNGFAPIDERAGRHTFDAQRSAGNPNDLRGKILRIHVEPDGSYTIPDGNLFPKGNSGTRPEIYVMGCRNPYRISVDPATSIVYWGEIGPDSGTDGPQGPRGYDEFNQAKKAGNYGWPYFVGDSKAYHQYDFSTKAVSSLFDPAAPVNNSPNNTGAKQLPPTTKAMVWYPYNKSDEFPELGVGGRCAMGGPVYHYNAALQSKTKIPAYYDKALFMYDWMRNWVFAVRLDDQQNYQSMERFMPETGDFRRPVDMEIGPEGSFYMLEYGSVYGIDNEDARLVRIDFNPGNRTPVAKITAKDTIGLAPLTVAFGNKSYDYDKSDKLTYQWRFEGNKLASTEVKPTYTFRKNGIYTASLTVTDPSGKTSTSKQMIKVGNTMPEVAISTPDNSTFFFPNQTPFRYSVAVTDKEDKAIDRKKVNVALTYIPKVAGNDQQIGHQQISASYNLGKSLIAGSDCKACHQIAAKSVGPSFTEVAKKYHDDKTATAKLANKIIIGGGGVWGEHAMAAHPQLSREETTEMVKYIFSLVNQPTDNRIPPEGNIVLKEHVGNDAPSRYILTASYTDKGSMGTPQPKLALSKSDVLVLRPTKVPGIEADSLHNISKQGKRLGSIHNQSFFMLKGIDLTGIDRLTYRYASKDQTATINVHTDSPTGPVISTVVYTATGEWKNFSDVSAAINNPGGKHDLYFVFDKADGTGKNLFSLDYLLFQGKEMAVNQSNKQSGK; from the coding sequence CCGGTGCAGAAGAAAACCCGTCTGCTGTATGACTTCCCGGTGAAGGCCGTCGATAAATACCTGAATGGGTTGTTGGGTATGACTATCGATCCAAATTTCTCGAAGAATCATTACCTCTATTTTTTCTACACGATTCAGGATAAAGACGATACACGGCAACGTATAGCTCGTTTCGTAATTAATAATGACAACACGCTCGATCTAGCCAGCGAAAAGTCCATTATCGAGTTCCATATCGACCTGGAAGTGAGTGCGCATACGGGCGGTTCAATGACCTGGGATACACACGGTAACCTGTTCATTTCAACGGGAGATAACACCGTTCCCTTTGAGTCGAACGGGTTTGCACCCATCGACGAACGGGCTGGACGACACACCTTCGATGCACAACGGTCGGCAGGAAATCCAAATGATTTGCGGGGTAAAATTCTGCGTATTCACGTCGAGCCCGACGGCTCGTACACCATTCCGGATGGCAACCTGTTTCCAAAAGGAAACTCTGGCACACGACCCGAAATTTATGTGATGGGATGTCGGAATCCGTATCGCATTTCGGTCGATCCGGCAACGTCAATTGTGTATTGGGGTGAAATTGGGCCGGATTCCGGTACCGATGGGCCGCAGGGACCACGAGGCTACGATGAGTTTAACCAGGCAAAAAAAGCTGGAAACTACGGCTGGCCCTATTTCGTGGGTGATAGCAAAGCCTATCATCAATACGATTTTTCGACCAAAGCGGTGAGTTCGCTGTTTGATCCGGCTGCACCGGTTAATAATTCGCCAAATAATACAGGTGCCAAGCAACTGCCGCCAACAACCAAGGCAATGGTTTGGTACCCCTATAATAAGTCGGACGAATTCCCGGAATTGGGTGTTGGCGGCCGATGCGCAATGGGCGGTCCCGTTTACCATTATAATGCCGCGCTTCAATCCAAAACGAAAATTCCGGCTTATTACGACAAAGCCCTGTTTATGTATGACTGGATGCGCAACTGGGTCTTCGCCGTTCGGTTAGACGATCAGCAGAACTACCAGTCAATGGAGCGGTTTATGCCCGAAACCGGCGATTTTCGGCGTCCAGTCGATATGGAAATTGGGCCGGAAGGTTCATTCTACATGCTTGAGTATGGTTCTGTATACGGTATCGACAACGAAGATGCCCGGCTGGTTCGTATTGATTTCAACCCTGGAAACCGCACTCCAGTCGCTAAAATTACAGCGAAGGATACCATTGGTCTGGCTCCGTTAACGGTCGCTTTCGGCAATAAAAGTTACGATTACGATAAGTCGGATAAGTTAACCTACCAGTGGCGGTTTGAGGGAAATAAACTAGCATCGACCGAAGTGAAGCCTACCTATACATTTCGTAAAAACGGCATCTATACGGCTTCGCTGACCGTGACAGACCCATCGGGAAAGACCAGTACGTCGAAGCAAATGATTAAAGTTGGGAATACAATGCCCGAAGTCGCCATTTCCACGCCCGACAATAGTACGTTCTTCTTTCCCAACCAAACGCCGTTTCGGTATTCGGTAGCGGTGACGGATAAGGAGGATAAAGCCATCGACAGGAAAAAAGTGAACGTGGCCCTGACGTACATTCCTAAAGTAGCGGGCAATGATCAACAGATAGGTCACCAGCAAATTTCGGCATCCTATAATTTAGGTAAGTCGTTGATTGCCGGGAGTGATTGTAAGGCCTGTCACCAGATTGCTGCCAAATCCGTCGGTCCATCGTTTACGGAAGTGGCAAAAAAATACCATGATGACAAAACGGCAACGGCCAAACTCGCCAACAAAATAATCATTGGGGGTGGGGGCGTTTGGGGAGAACATGCCATGGCGGCACACCCGCAATTGTCGCGCGAAGAAACAACCGAAATGGTGAAGTACATTTTCTCCCTGGTCAACCAACCCACCGACAACCGGATTCCGCCAGAGGGCAATATCGTGTTGAAAGAACATGTCGGAAATGACGCGCCAAGCCGATATATCCTGACTGCATCCTACACCGATAAAGGCAGTATGGGTACACCACAGCCGAAATTGGCGTTGAGCAAAAGCGATGTACTGGTACTACGGCCCACAAAAGTGCCGGGCATCGAGGCCGACTCGTTACACAACATCTCGAAACAGGGCAAACGCCTGGGTAGCATTCATAATCAATCATTTTTCATGTTGAAAGGAATTGATTTGACCGGTATTGATCGGCTCACCTATCGCTATGCGTCGAAGGATCAGACTGCCACAATCAACGTACATACCGATTCGCCAACTGGTCCCGTTATCAGTACCGTTGTCTATACGGCGACAGGCGAATGGAAGAATTTTTCGGATGTGAGTGCCGCTATTAATAATCCGGGAGGTAAGCACGATTTATACTTCGTATTTGACAAAGCGGACGGCACTGGAAAAAATTTGTTTTCCCTCGATTACTTGTTGTTTCAAGGGAAAGAAATGGCTGTAAATCAAAGTAATAAACAATCCGGAAAGTAA
- a CDS encoding PQQ-dependent sugar dehydrogenase: protein MNKSILVVTCLFAATSVFGHSTTVPPVKPNRSAKSAINPADVKLPTGFAATIVAEDLGSARHIVVSKTGDIYVKLAKLKDGKGIYRLRDTNKDGVVDERVGFGDYPGTGIFIRDGYMYTSSNNSIYRYKLNENQEVINPDQPEKLVSGLREKDRDKSKSIAVDNQGNIYVNIASDNDACRVAGTGKGMMPCPLLDSAAGIWRFKANVLDQPFDSGVRYATGLKNVVGLDWNGKTNSLFVVQHGRGKFDDFYPQYYTPKQSAELPAETMYEVHQGDDAGWPYVYYDHIQKKKILAPEYGGDGKKTGTAKTINPVAAFPAHMGPNGLLFYTGTAFPERYRNGAFIAFHAQSQELHKGFLIGFVPFKNGKASGPWEIFADNFAGTDLVKPTGPVQHRPCGLAQGPDGSLYVTDDLNGTLFKISYQATGRKATASSGK, encoded by the coding sequence ATGAACAAATCTATTTTAGTAGTAACCTGCCTATTTGCTGCTACCAGCGTGTTTGGCCACTCAACAACTGTTCCGCCTGTCAAACCGAATCGGTCTGCAAAATCGGCTATCAACCCGGCAGACGTAAAACTGCCAACGGGTTTTGCCGCCACCATCGTCGCTGAGGACCTGGGGTCTGCCCGGCATATCGTCGTCAGCAAAACGGGCGACATTTATGTTAAACTTGCGAAGTTGAAAGACGGCAAAGGTATTTACCGCCTACGAGACACAAACAAGGATGGCGTTGTGGATGAGCGGGTTGGCTTCGGCGATTACCCCGGTACCGGAATTTTTATTCGGGATGGGTATATGTATACGTCATCCAATAACAGCATATACCGGTACAAACTGAATGAAAATCAGGAAGTCATCAACCCGGATCAGCCTGAAAAACTGGTGTCGGGTTTACGGGAGAAAGATCGTGACAAGTCGAAGTCGATCGCGGTCGACAATCAGGGAAATATTTATGTCAACATAGCGTCGGATAACGACGCCTGTCGGGTAGCTGGCACAGGTAAAGGGATGATGCCCTGCCCACTGCTGGATTCGGCAGCGGGCATCTGGCGGTTCAAAGCAAACGTGCTCGATCAACCGTTTGACAGTGGTGTTCGGTACGCTACCGGCCTGAAAAACGTGGTTGGACTGGATTGGAACGGCAAAACCAACTCTCTTTTCGTGGTGCAGCATGGCCGGGGGAAATTCGATGATTTCTATCCGCAGTATTATACGCCCAAGCAAAGCGCGGAGTTACCCGCCGAAACAATGTATGAAGTACATCAGGGCGATGACGCTGGCTGGCCGTACGTGTATTACGACCATATTCAGAAAAAGAAAATCCTGGCACCCGAATACGGTGGCGATGGCAAAAAAACGGGTACGGCTAAAACGATAAACCCGGTGGCGGCTTTCCCGGCGCACATGGGCCCCAACGGACTTTTGTTCTATACAGGAACCGCCTTTCCGGAACGGTATCGGAATGGGGCCTTTATCGCTTTCCATGCTCAGTCGCAGGAGTTGCACAAGGGCTTTCTGATTGGCTTTGTACCCTTCAAAAACGGTAAGGCATCGGGTCCCTGGGAAATCTTCGCCGACAATTTTGCCGGAACGGATTTGGTTAAACCAACAGGTCCGGTACAGCATCGCCCCTGCGGGTTGGCACAAGGTCCGGACGGGTCGTTGTACGTAACCGACGATTTGAACGGAACGCTGTTTAAGATCAGCTATCAGGCTACTGGCCGGAAAGCAACGGCTTCTTCAGGTAAATAA